A window of Canis lupus familiaris isolate Mischka breed German Shepherd chromosome 12, alternate assembly UU_Cfam_GSD_1.0, whole genome shotgun sequence genomic DNA:
ATCTTCCAGTTTGCTTTGCAGTCTCTTCAGCTGTGTCTAATCTGTCTTAATCTATTAAATTTATTCCAATGACTTTCCCTTTATGGAAGCCCTATTTATACCTTTTTATATTTACCTGCTTTTCATATATCACTTTCTTAAGGTTGCTATATAGTCTTTTATgcctttaatcattttaaataatttatattattctttaaGGCTTGTTACATCAACTTCTTGGGCTGAAAATCCCAGTATTTATTGTGTCTGTCAATTCTATCTCACTTCCTTGGcagttgtaattttttattagGAATTCATCTTAAGcaggtcttgtttctttttttctttctttcttttttttttttttttttttatttggaaagaaatcCTTTGTAGCCTGAGCTGAAGGGCCCCTTCACAGTGGTTTTACATTTGTTTCTGCCATATACCCTTACGTTTCACTCTCTCTGTTTATCTTAATTTCTCAGCTTATGGTTTTCCTACCCCATGAGATTAATATAAATTCAACTCCTTAAACAGGCCAGAGGTTTCAAATTCTCATGGGAAACTTCTTTCCTCCCAGAGCTACAGCAAGGATAGGCTTTcttgggctggggggtggggatgaggaaggGACGTGTTTTGGGACTCTCACATTGAGGTTGTGGCACTCCAAAGGTCCCCCTGGGCAGCTGTCTCCATGCTGATCCTTTCCCTTAACACAACCTTCTCTCTGGGCTTTAGGCCTCTACCACCCTGAGCACTGAACTCATAGGACTACTGCAGAGAAGGTTCCTGCTATACCTTCTAGGCTCTCGCTGAGCTTTGTGTGcctgaagatttttctttcttgggcaTTCAGCCATACATAtgaatgtatatgtacatatgtgtgtgttatgtacacacatatatttgcaCATGTACGTACAGAAGGATCATCATAAAGCTACGTATTTAATCTAGTATCTTCAGATATTGTAACTTTGTTAGGACTTTCTGAAAACAGATGTATAACTCAGTACAGCCTGAAACATTCTGTTTTTTAGAACCATATAAGTGTGTTATCCAAAAAAGGTACTTTGCCTAAGGGCACTTCACGTGATTGGAGAGCCATCATAACAGATTCCTCTTTTATCAGGGTCTTTTCTTTCGAATAAGCACATCATTTGGATTCTTCTGAATTTATCCTAAGGCTTCCCTGTATAGCACCCAAATCAAGAAATTATCCTATCACTGTCTGAGCCTTCTCTAATCACACAAATCTTAGAATAATGAGATCTTCAAGCTAGAAGAAACCTTAGAAATCAAATATTCCAACCCAAGATCAGCCAGTAGGCCAATAAAAGTGATGATTTCCTCAATACCACGCAGCTAGTTAACAGCAGTATCAAAtctttctccctgcctcctccccataATGCAACttgcttatgtattttttaaagggtaaGATTTACGGCATAATCCTTGTGGCTTCCAGCTTATTCTGAGTTAGGTAATTCCAAAGAAACACTCAGCTACTAAGACTGTTTCATCCTCTAGTAAAATGGAACCCAGCTAAAAACATTCTCTTGGCCTCTTCCATTAGAGTTGGGCCCCATCACTTTCTCATAACTGTGCCCACAGGAATGTTGCTCTTTTTAAGAAGcattagtcattttttttcaaagattattttagagagagagagagagagagcatgtccacacacacacagcagggaggggcagaaggagagggggtgaatcccaagcagactccggactgagtggggagcctgtcgtggggctggaacccacaaccctgagatcacaaccctagctgaaaccaagaatcaggtgCTAAACTGACTGCGCCACCTGGATGCCCCACTAGCATGTTTCCATATAGTGCTAAACATAAAGTGTGACATTAAGCttgatttattttcctcaagGACAGAAATACAATTACTTAAAGAATttcaataatttctaaatttaggCAGTTGAAGAATACATTGAATCTTGGGGTTATGATTTCATGTGACAAGTAAAGTTCAAATACCtctttcaataagaaaaagacattttttacaTAAGGTTAAGTGTGTTTCTGAATTCACAAAGAACCAGCAATTGACTAATACAAAAGAATTATGTTATTGCTTAAAAGGCAAACATAAACTTATCTCCAGCAGAAGAGAACAATCACATTAATTGAGCCTGGAGGTATTGTGGCATTGTCAAGAATCATCATCTGTTAAAATGAGGGcttcatttttaatatgacaAAATATGATGATGGGGCTGACTCCCTGATATTAATCCAAGCTTTGCAAAACCCAAACATGTGATCCTTAGGAAATTCAACTCTTGTGCTGTATTTATTATACCTAAAATTGTATAGTCAAGGTAGAAATGGCTTATATGAATAATTAATTTGGACTAAACACTGTAAACTCATGAGTTTGCCTTTGTTCTACCCTATAAAGATTAGTGGACCTGCAGTGAATTCTAATAGATGTGTTTACTTCTTCCTGGCTTTCTTCATTTTAACATACCAAATAGTTACAGACATTTATGATAACCTGTTATAGCTGCATCAAATATAATCACTCtaagaaaaggggaaagggaaaatttttttctttgactttagtTTCAAATTGTGACACAGTTTGTGCTATAAAGgtgatttttgaaagattttatttattcatgagagacacagagagaggcagagggagaagcaggttccctgaggggagcctgatgtaggactcgatcccaggaccccgggatcacaacctgagccaaaggtagacgctcaactatCTAAATGGCTAAAAGGTGATTTCTAAATCTCTTACTCACATGTCTTTCACCTACGcaaggttttttaaaatccatttgaagaacattattaaatttgtattttcagatTCATTTACGAGCATTGCTCTAGTAAGATGAAGCTCATGCATCTGTAAGCCAAAGACCACTTTGGAAACAAAGGAAACACACTGCATTTCCAAGTGACTGCCCTTTCTAAAACCCAAGCGGAAAGTGTCACACAGTGGGATGAGCCAGGGCCAAGAGCTGCTTCCAGGTCTTGCAAGAGCGTTTCTGGCAACCTGAAATATTGACAGAGAAGTTGCTGGGTCCCCGTATTCTTTCAGTAAGCCTCCACTTGGCAGGCATATTTTAATTAAGTAGatggtttaaaaattaaacatgccGGCCACAAAAATGTCCCAACTCTAACAGATTTGCAGGTCTGATGTTAGTACATCaagtccctccctccccacccagcatttactaataaagaagcaaaaatacGTCTTTTGGGAGTGCCACCTTACATCTGTTAGAGGCTCTTGGGGCGTCACTGCAGAGGGTAGGGGCCTAGCTTTGGATCTGAACCACTGAGATGCGGGTTCCTACTCTACCGTCTACTTGTGGCATAAtcttaataaattctttaacCTCTCAGAGTTTCCTCACGTGTATAATCGGGAAAATTGCACTTCCACACTGAGCTGCCGGGAGAACTAGGAACAAGCCTTGCACAGGGCTGGGCACACGCAGGACGCTCTCAACAGCAGCTCCCGAGTATGCAcgtggtagttctttttttaccTTCACAGGCAGGATCTTCCCAAACAGCAGGGCCGTAGCACCCCAGACCCTTCCTTGTGGCCTCCTCCAGCTAGTTCTCCAGGGTGGATGGCTTTGCCCCCAAGGGCACAAGCGACACTGTCTGTGGATGTCTCTGGGTGCTAACAACTgaggggggacagggagagatGCTCCCGGCATCTCAGTGGGgagggccagggatgctgctgaataCTCTAGCATGCCCAGAACAGCTCTCCCTACCCCCACAAGGAATCATCCAGCCCAAAACGGCAATCTGCGCTGAGGTTAAGAAACCCCAGCCTACACAATAAGCATAATAAATTTTAGAGGCAGGGGAACCATAGCAACAGTCAGAATATTCATCATAAATTTCAAACTATCCATGAAGGGAATAAAGGACAGTCTTAGAAATAAGcataaaataagcacaaaaaaaaaaaactattgaacaAGCTGCCTTGtaggtgggtgtgggtgggtgtgtttgtgatttattttgagtttgtcttttttttttttcttaacagtacAGCCATTCTTGCttcagatatatacatatatatagtgtcTGATGAAGTCAATGTTGTGCACCACCAATCTGGAATAAATGGTGACTTGCCCTGCACAAAGGGCTTTCAGTGATTCCATAAATCTTCAATCCCATGAATTAAAGACCTTAATATGGGCGTGTACATATCTAAAACCTGATCAGACTGGACACATAAAATTAGTACACTTCATACTTAACCATATAAGAAGGTTTAATGTATAAAAAGGCTTATTGTACATACTTCggtgtataaaattttaattaaaaaaataaagaagagaaaccGATATAATCCAAGCAGGAACTGGGCTAAAGTTAACTTTGTTTTGGAGGCGACACCATGCAAACTAAGCATTAAACCCCGTCAGAGTTTTTCGTGGACCCTTTGTGCTTTTGAGATACCTATGCACATGGAGAGCCACTTAACTGCTACTTTAAATCACACTTGTTCAAGCTGGTCCTCCCACCTCAATGACTTTTATTAGCGTCCtgtgagttttaaaataaaaagctcattcatatttttaagaattcagaaaGTCTTGTTCCCTTTTGAACTGAAGTTAGTTAAGATCATCTAACTCGAATATTATTTTGGTTTCTCACTTGAGGAATTTTGGTATTTTCAAACCACTGCAAGAAACAAAAAGCCAACTCGGAATGTCTgggatggaaggaaataaaaaaagggaagaaggaataaAGTCCAGTTGCAATCAGTGGTGTACTCTCTCCCCAGATCTCTTGAGCAAACAATGTATATATAGTTTTCCTGTTCTCCCATGATgtaaaaaaaatgccagaaaataTACCTGATGTATAATAAGGTAACAATTTGGTTTGCTTTTATGCTATTTAATTAACTTActtgaaatagaatttttgaaaatcatttgtgGGGGTAAATGTCTAATCCCGTAAATAAAAATGATGGAGATCATTTGAACTACCGAGAACCTACATTTagggtttaatttttaaaaacgcAGACAGGATTGGCATTACTGAAACACAGTGTAAGCATCCCAGGAACGAGACAGACTTTGGCTCTCAGGCCGCGGTCTTAGAACAAATGCCAACTGGCCGCAGAGGAAAATTCACTTAATCTTTGACATaatgtattagagagagagagatttgacaGCATAGGCAAGGCGGTGGTTGAGAAACCAGGTCTGAAGTCAGAAGAGGCACCAGTGAAGACACCCACATTTGCCTGTGCTTAGTTTCCTAGGAACAGAAGGGGATGTAGGTCTGAAAAGAATCTGAGTTGACGTCCTTGATAGTCTAGTCTTTTAAACTCAGTGACAGAATTTGGTATGTCTAAGTCCCCAGAAACCAGAATCAGGGGCGCTTGCGAAGCCACAGCGTGGCCTCAGCAAAGGCTAAGGAGGAATGTCTGAAATCCACAGGGTCGTAAAGAATGGAACTGAGCAGGTGAACAAGGAAACCCTTGACAAGGAGAGTGACAGTCTAAGGGAAGGTCCTATTTTAAACAGTAAGCTACAAACTTAAGACTCTCATCAGCCCAGCAAAAACGGAAAATGgatgtaatttctttttcatgttggtGAAATTTTTCACGGATTTTAGATACATACTGAATTTTAGGGAAAACAGGTAAGTGGGAGGGTTATCTTCCAAGTTAAACAAAGGAGGACGAGCATCCCCGCTGTGTCGGAGGCAAACAGAAGGCCTGGGATTCGGGCAGATGGAGGTTGGCTCCTGGGGCCCTCCTGCGTCCATCCCTTCCACAAGTGCTCACTAGGCCCCTCCCACGGGGCAGGTGCCAGGCTATTCGCACTACAAAGGCAATAACACGGTCCCCACCTGGAGCTGGTAACAGGCTAGCGGGAGACTGAACAAGTGCAGGGATAATTAGAAAGCCGGACGTGCCTTATTCTCCAATTGTTTCCTTGAGGTCTGGATGACGTCCTGCATCCTAGTTCCATCTTGTATTTACCCAACTCAGAGTATAACAGCTACTTGCGTTGAAAATGTCTTTCTTCAGGAAGAGCTGGGGTTTAGATAAATCTTTGTAACTATGAAAAAGTCTGAAACCCTTTAGTTCTAATTCTTTGAGGAGGCTGTACCAGAACCGCACGACACTGCTGTCACCGCCACTGACCTCAAACCCGGGCCAGTGGAGATGAATCTCAAAGGTGAGCTGTCCAATTTGTTCAAGGACATCTTCCAGAATGAGATTTTCTAAAACTTTCCATTCTGCGCTTTCCAGATCTGCTTTGAGAACATCAATCTGTAACAAAATGATGAAATGAGATTAGCagattcaataaatgttgttaaAAATACCGTCTTGACATCAGGAACATCGCTGTGTAACTACCTCCTACGAAAGCAGCATGTTTCAAATTTTAGGGTTAGAGGTTTTTTTCAATGGCCACTAATGCCATGAGTTTCTAACCTCACTCCACACCATATGTTAACACACAAATAAGGAAATGCCAGTCGGAAATCATAATGgaacctcctcccctctggccagGGGGTACAGATGCCTGAGACAGAGATGCTGGAACATGTGTTTCACAGAGCTGCGTGCCCACAGCCTCTCCCCAGAAACCTAGACACTGGTCACAGGAACCCAGCCACGTCAGGACAGAATGGTGGccccagggagggacagagagccaCACTGCCTGCTGGGACCACCTCAAAACCTCACCCCCTTCCAACTTCTCAGGACTGGATGCCAGGGAGAGGTCTCAGGTGTCTGAATATGAGActtgtaaaaagaagaaaaactattattatcctgtgaattattttaaaactatgcaCCAGCACAGCATTTTaaagttggggagggggaggcaacACCATTCTCTGTTCATTTAATGAACGGAAGTTCACATTCCAGGTGAGATGAAATATAGGGAGAAGGGTAGGATAGGAGAGGTTTTGCAATTAATTAAGTTATGAGAATCAGCTCATTTTTGCTGGCTTTGCTATAGAATCACAGAACCCCAAAGCCTTCAGGAAGCGATAAAAGCTAATTACTTACTGGGCCCTTGCTTAGATGTGCCTGGCACGATGCGAAGTGCTTCGCTTGCAATATCCGTTTATTCCTCTCAATGATTCTGCAAGGGTGATTCTGTCACTATCCCTGTTTGAAGTTTGGGAAGTCAGATTCAGAGAGTAAGCCATCCCCAGTCACTGAGCTGGAGAGGCAGGGGTGACACGCAAACTGAGTCTGTCTACGTGGGCCCTGGTTTTAACCACTGTACCATGATGACTCTGCATAAACCACAAGAGGAAAAATGGCCCCTCTGATTCCCTAAAAGGCTTTTGGTTTGGAAAATAAGGTGCTATCGGAGCGTGAATAAGGGTCAGGGAGCAGAAGTATGGTTATCAATATCCCAGTGTACATCTACAGAGCACTTTATAGTTTAAAGCATTACTTCCTACATACATCAGCGCAGGGAAACAGCCTGATCTGCAGACAAGGACTTGGTAAAAATGGCTTTGGGCTGCCAACATTGCTTGTGTGATTTCAGAGTTGGGTAGAGGAGAAGATGCATAGGATTTAGACATAACTGCTCCAGGAAAATGATCCTTCCCAGTATCCTGACATCCCGAGggagatgctttctttttttctgccttgcttTGGACAGTACCTCACGGTCCACCAGGGAAAGAGTGATGGTTATATCCTAAGAATACCAGAAGGCCTCAGAATAGTCCAGATGTCTGTAAACCAGCCtgtccaaaaaacaaaaaaaaacaaagccttccaaactcaaagagaaaaaagtaatatgaaaaacaaaacaaaaagactcctTTCTGAAAGGAACCAAGCAAAGGCAGATCCCACGGGAACATGTACAAGGCTAAGATAATTCTTGTGAATTGGACACAACAGAATTAACTCACTTTTTTCATCTCTGCTGCCCCGTCACTTTCTTGACTTTGTTTAATCATTGGAATTT
This region includes:
- the METTL24 gene encoding methyltransferase-like protein 24 isoform X3 yields the protein MANSGCEVHRFDPSVKSAHILESQRLWYHRLSIDWRDPHPAVAAQKPHSNTRKLGTILNEFGHHKIDVLKADLESAEWKVLENLILEDVLEQIGQLTFEIHLHWPGFEVSGGDSSVVRFWYSLLKELELKGFRLFHSYKDLSKPQLFLKKDIFNASSCYTLSWVNTRWN